Within the Bradyrhizobium ottawaense genome, the region CAAGACCGGTCTTGAGCTGATCGGCGATCAACCGGCCGAGAAGATCGGTGGTGCCGCCGGCCGGATAAGGCACGATCATCTTGATCGTCCGGTTCGGATAGGCCGATTGCGCCACGGCCGACGAACCCACGAGGCAAGCCAGCGCTCTGCCACAGCCCGCAATGGCCTCCCGGCGCGTTAGTCGCATGCCGCTCTCCCAATCGCGCTTTTCTAGATTCTGTTGCGAACCACCATAGCTGCCGCGGCGACATATCAAAGGAGACAAAAGTCCAATCGCGGCAACGGGAATAGCGTCGCACATGAGCCTTCAGATTCGGGGCCCCTGGTTTTGCGGCAGTGCAACAGCCGCAACCGAAACTTAATCCTAATGCAACTCTCACGGGGTAATCTTGCCGAACGCCGTCGTGGAGCAGCCCGCCCCGGCCAGTTCCGCCCGAGCGGCCGGATATTTCATTTCAACTCCCGCGCATCGCGCGCATCCCAGCAAGCCTGACATCAGGGAAGTCCGACATGCAGAGAATGACAATCGTTGCCATGGCCGCCATGCTCGTGGCCGGGCCGGCGTTTGCCCAAGGCGCCGGATCTGCGGCAGGTTCACCGGCAGCACCGCTTCAGGCCGCACCGGCGGGCACGGCGCCGGCAGCACATGCCGCTCCGCCGAAGCCCGCCATAGCTGCATCGACGCCGGAATCGCGCTCAGCCGCCGCGCTGGCGCTGTCGCATGAACCGACCTTCGACGAAGGCAGCGCGCAGCGCATCCGCGACGCTGCGTTGAGTTACTCGGATCTGGCGGTGCGCGGCGGATGGCCGACCATTCCCGCCGACGCGAAATTCACCTTGGGCGTCCAGGGACCGAATGACGATCTGTTGCGCAAGCGACTGATCGTCAGCGGCGATCTCGCCGCCGACAAGGCGTCCGGCGCGTACGACGACGCGCTCACTGAGGCCGTCAAGCGTTTCCAGGCCCGCCACGGCCTGGCGCTGACCGGGACGGTGACGCCGCGCACGCTGGCCGCGCTCAACGTTCCCGTCCAGAAGCGCATCAAGCAGCTCGAAGCCTCGCTGACGCGTCTCGAAAACATCAGCTTTCCGTTCGGCCAGCGCTATGTGGTCGTGAACATCCCGGCGACCTTTGCCGAGGCCATCGAGGACGACAAGGTGGTGCGGCGCTATCGCGTCATCGTCGGCAAGACCGAAAAGCCGTCACCGACGCTGACCGCCGATATCACCAGCGTCAATCTCAACCCGACCTGGACCGTGCCGTCATCGATCGCCAAGAGCGAGATTTCCGCGCATATGCGCAAGGACCCGACCTATCTGTCCCGCATGCACATGGACGTGCTCGGCGCCAACGACGCGCCGATCGATCCGCACTCGGTCGACTGGTCCGGCGCCCACACGCCGAACTTCACGGTGCGTCAGCAGTCCGGCACCTGGAACGCACTCGGCGCCGTCAAGATCGACATGCCGAATTCCTATTCGGTCTACATGCACGACACCAATCAGCGCAACCTGTTCACCGACGACTACCGTTTCGATTCACACGGCTGCTCGCGCGTCGACAATGTGCGGGATCTGGCAGCATGGCTGCTGAAGGATCAGCCGCAATGGAATCGCACGGCGATCGATGCAGCGATTGCGACCGGCGAGCGCCATGATATCCGCGTCACCAGGAAGGTTCCGGTGGCCTGGATCTATCTGACGGCATGGATGACCAAGGACCAGACCGTGCAGTTCCGCAACGACATCTATGCGCAGGACGAACAGTTGCTGGAAGCGACCGCCGAGGAAGCCGCCTTCTTCAACAAGGCGAGCGCCCATCCGCTGACGGCGCATATGACCCAGTAAATCCCCCTAGGGGATAATGATGGCCGGGCCGACCGTGGCCCGGCTGTGCAGTTCCTCATGGGCGCGCCTGATATCCTGCAGCGCATAGCTGCGGTTGACCTCGGCGCGGACCTTGCCCGAGATCACCGCGTCGAAGAACGCGGTGGCGGCGGCCTCGTAGTCGCTGCGTTTGGCGATCCAGGTCCGCAGCGTCGGCCGCGTCACGATGATGGATTTGCGATGCAAAAGCTGCAGGTCGAAGGCGCCGACATTGCCTGACGCCGTGCCGTAGCTGATCAGCATGCCCATCGGCCTGACGCAATCGAGCGATTTCAGGAACGCCGATTTGCCAACGCCGTCATAGATCACGTCGACTCCGACGCCATCGGTCAATTCCATGGTGCGCGCCGCGAAATCCTCGCGGCTATAGACGATCACGTCGCTGCAGCCATGCGCCTTGGCGATCTCGACCTTGCTGTCGGCGCCCACGGTGCCGATCACCCGCGCGCCGAGCGCTTTCGCCCATTGCCCCAACAACAGTCCCATGCCACCTGCCGCCGCATGAACCAGCGCGGTATCGCCGGGCTTTATCGGATAGAGCCGCCGCACCAGATATTCCGCCGTAAGGCCGCGCAACAACGCCGCCGCCGCCACCTGGTCGGAAATCCCCGGCGGCAAATGCAGCAACTTGTCGGCGGGCACGACGCGCCGCTCGGCATAGGCGCCGGGATGAATATAGGCGACCCTGTCGCCCGTCTTGAAGCCGGAAACGCCGGCGCCTGTGGCCTCGATCACGCCGGCGCCCTGCCCGCCGAGCACGACCGGCAGGTTGCCCGCATCATGTGGCCCGGCCTCGCCTTCACGCTGATAGGTGTCAGCGAAGTTCAGCCCGATCGCGGTTTGCTTCAGCAGCACCTCGCCGGGACCGGGATCGCGCAGGTCGACCTCTTCATATTGCAGCACTTCGGGCCCGCCATGGCGGTGAATGCGAACGACGGCAGTCTTCATGATCTCAGGGCTTCCGGCTGGTGAGATTGGCAATCAGGTCGGCGAACACCCGGCCACCGAACAGGATGTGCTCGCGCATCAAATGCTGCGCCAGCGCGTCGTCGCCGCTCTTGATCGCTTCCATGACGCGCGCGTGTTCCTGGAACGACGCCTTCAGCCGCGCCGGCTGATAGAGGCTGGAGCGATGATAGAAGCGCATCCGCAACCGCGTCGACCGGATCTGCTCGGCCAGGAATTCGTTGCGCGACCCCTGGTAGATCGCCGCATGAAAGGCGGCGTTGTTCTTGATGTAGGCCGGGCTGTCCAGCCGCTTGACCGCCGCCTGCGACGCCAGATGCAACTTGGCGAGCTCCGCCTTCTCGGTCGACGACATCCGCCGGGCCGCGAGCCCGGCCGCTTCCGCTTCCAGCGCGGTCAGCACTTCCACCATGCCGATCGCGAGTTGTGGCGACACGCTGGAGACCACCGCGCCCTGCCGCGGCACCAGCCGCACGATTCCGGCCGCCGCCAGTTGCAACAAGGCTTCGCGCGCCGGCGTGCGCGACACCTCGAAGCGCTCCGCCAAAGTCTGCTCGTCGAGCTTGTCGCCCGGCGACAACCGGCCGTGCTCGATATCGTCCTCGAGCTCCTTACGCAGGGCATCGCTGGTTCTGACGCGCATCGCGGGGGTTCCCTTGTGTATACATAGAAGAGCATTGCGCACACATTAAATCAATGCTGAAATGGCTTCCGAAGACGCCCGAGAGCGTCGCGCGCAGGGAACGCCAATGCCGATCGACCGAAGAAGCTTTTTGACCGGAACAGCCGCTGCGCTGATGGGGTTGCGGCCCGCCTCCGCGCAGGCCGACTACATCGCCGAGCTCTACGCCAAGGCCAAGCAGGAAGGCGAACTGACCTGGTACAGCGTGTACTGGCCGTCGGACCGTTCCGAGAAGCATGGCGCGATCTTCAGCAAGGCTTTCCCCGGCGTGAAGGTGAATGTGGTGCGATCGACGGCGCAGGTCGCCTATCAGCGGCTGAGCCAGGACCTTCAGGCCAACGCCGCCAATTGCGACGTGTTCTCCACGACAGACATGGGGCAGTTCGTGGCCTTGAAGGATCGCGGCGTCCTGATGCCGTACAAGATGCGGTCGATGGACCAGATCGACAGCCGCTTTCACGGCGTCGACCCCGATGACGCCTACCAGATCGTCAACGCGACCACGGTGGGGCTCGCCTACAACACCAACAAGGTGAAGCCGGAACAGGCGCCGAAAAGCTGGAAAGAGTTCATCGATCCCAAATGGAAGGGCCAGTCGGTGGTCGGCCATCCCGGATTTTCCGGCTTCGTCGGCACCTGGGTGGTGCAGATGAACAAACTCTACGGCTGGGATTATTTCGAGCAACTGGCGGCGCTGAAGCCGCATGTCGGCCGCTCCATCATCGACACGGTAACCGTGCAGGTCTCGGGCGAGCGCAGCATCGGCGCCAGCCCGTCCGCGCTGGTGCTGCGCAATGCCGCGCAGGGCAACCCGATCGCGGTATCCTATCCCGAGGAGGGCTCGGTGCTGATGATCTCGGGTTCGGCGATCCTGAAGAACAGCAAGTATTCGAACGCCGCAAAGCTGTTCATGGAATTCCTCTATTCCAGCGACACCGCGGCCGAGGATATCGAGGAGTTCGGCATACCCTTGCGGCGCGACACCGTGCTGCCCGCCGGCTTCAAGAAGCTCGATGAATTGAAGACCATCCGCCCGACGATTGCCGAAATCATCAAGGGCATTCCCGAACTCACCGAAAAGTGGCGCGACACCTTCGGCGTCTGAGTGCCCTCCCAAGATTTCACGGAGTATCCCATGATCGTTCTTCATCACGGCTGGCGTTCGAGCGCGTCGCGCCGCGTCCGGCTGTGCCTCGAGGAAAAGGGCCTCGCCTATGAGGGCCATGTCGTTGATATGGCGAATATGGAGCATCATTCGCCGGAATATCTGAAGATCAATCCGCTCGGCGTGATCCCGACCATGATCCACGACGGCCAGCCGCTGCACGAGAGCGGCACGATCTGCGAGTATCTCGACGAGACATATCCCGATCCGCCGCTGCGGCCGGATACGCCCTACCAGCGCGCCGAGATGCGCAACTGGATCCGGCATATCGACTCCCTGATCGGCAATCTCATCATCTTCAACTGGCGTCACCACCTGCAGAAGACCGCCTCGCAATGGACCGATGCGGAACTGGCCGAGAAGCTGAAGAACATTCCGAGCAAGGAACGCCAGGAAGCCTGGCTGCGGGTGGCGCGAAAGCCCTACACCGAGGAAGAGCGCGACACCGCGCGAGCCAAACTGGTCGCGCAACTGCTGGACAAGATGGAGGAAGCGCTGAAGCCGTCCGGCTGGATGGTCGGCAAGAACTATTCGATCGCCGACATCGCCGCGGTGCCGTTCGTGAAGCGGCTGGATGAGGAGATCGCGCCCGATGAGGTCGAGCCTAAGAAACATCCCCGCGTCAACGAATGGTGGACTAAAATACAGGCCAGGCCGGCCTTCGCACGTGCGAAATTCGATCCCTTCATCACCACCGTTTGAACCGCAGATTACATCCTCAGCACCCGAAAGCAGCACCCATGCTTGACGTTCCCAAGAACAACGAAAAGAACAACGAAAAATCCTATGCCGACGGCAAGATTCTCCAGAGCGTCACTGACGGCGTCGGTGTCATCACCTTCAACAATCCCGCGAAACGCAACGCGATGTCGCTGGATATGTGGGAAGGGCTCGGCAGCGCGCTGATCGAGCTGCGCGACAACGATGATGTCCGTGTCGTGATCATGGTCGGGGCCGGCGACAAGGCCTTCGTCTCGGGCGCCGATATCAGCCAGTTCGAAAAAGTCCGCCACAATGCGGCAGCGTCGGAAGAATACTCAAAAAAGAGCGAAGCCCAGCGCGCATTGCTGGCGAATTACCCGAAGCCGATCATCGCCTGCATCAGAGGTTTCTGCCTCGGCGGCGGCATGCAGGTTGCGATGGCGGCCGATATCCGCATCGCCAGCGACAACAGCCAGTTCGGTATTCCCGCCGCCAAGCTCGGTATCGCCTACGGCTATGACGGACTGCGCCACCTGGTCTCGCTGGTCGGACCGTCATGGGCGCGGCTGATCATGTATACGGGTATGAAGATCGATTCCGCGG harbors:
- a CDS encoding L,D-transpeptidase family protein; this encodes MQRMTIVAMAAMLVAGPAFAQGAGSAAGSPAAPLQAAPAGTAPAAHAAPPKPAIAASTPESRSAAALALSHEPTFDEGSAQRIRDAALSYSDLAVRGGWPTIPADAKFTLGVQGPNDDLLRKRLIVSGDLAADKASGAYDDALTEAVKRFQARHGLALTGTVTPRTLAALNVPVQKRIKQLEASLTRLENISFPFGQRYVVVNIPATFAEAIEDDKVVRRYRVIVGKTEKPSPTLTADITSVNLNPTWTVPSSIAKSEISAHMRKDPTYLSRMHMDVLGANDAPIDPHSVDWSGAHTPNFTVRQQSGTWNALGAVKIDMPNSYSVYMHDTNQRNLFTDDYRFDSHGCSRVDNVRDLAAWLLKDQPQWNRTAIDAAIATGERHDIRVTRKVPVAWIYLTAWMTKDQTVQFRNDIYAQDEQLLEATAEEAAFFNKASAHPLTAHMTQ
- a CDS encoding quinone oxidoreductase family protein; protein product: MKTAVVRIHRHGGPEVLQYEEVDLRDPGPGEVLLKQTAIGLNFADTYQREGEAGPHDAGNLPVVLGGQGAGVIEATGAGVSGFKTGDRVAYIHPGAYAERRVVPADKLLHLPPGISDQVAAAALLRGLTAEYLVRRLYPIKPGDTALVHAAAGGMGLLLGQWAKALGARVIGTVGADSKVEIAKAHGCSDVIVYSREDFAARTMELTDGVGVDVIYDGVGKSAFLKSLDCVRPMGMLISYGTASGNVGAFDLQLLHRKSIIVTRPTLRTWIAKRSDYEAAATAFFDAVISGKVRAEVNRSYALQDIRRAHEELHSRATVGPAIIIP
- a CDS encoding GntR family transcriptional regulator, encoding MRVRTSDALRKELEDDIEHGRLSPGDKLDEQTLAERFEVSRTPAREALLQLAAAGIVRLVPRQGAVVSSVSPQLAIGMVEVLTALEAEAAGLAARRMSSTEKAELAKLHLASQAAVKRLDSPAYIKNNAAFHAAIYQGSRNEFLAEQIRSTRLRMRFYHRSSLYQPARLKASFQEHARVMEAIKSGDDALAQHLMREHILFGGRVFADLIANLTSRKP
- a CDS encoding ABC transporter substrate-binding protein, with the translated sequence MTGTAAALMGLRPASAQADYIAELYAKAKQEGELTWYSVYWPSDRSEKHGAIFSKAFPGVKVNVVRSTAQVAYQRLSQDLQANAANCDVFSTTDMGQFVALKDRGVLMPYKMRSMDQIDSRFHGVDPDDAYQIVNATTVGLAYNTNKVKPEQAPKSWKEFIDPKWKGQSVVGHPGFSGFVGTWVVQMNKLYGWDYFEQLAALKPHVGRSIIDTVTVQVSGERSIGASPSALVLRNAAQGNPIAVSYPEEGSVLMISGSAILKNSKYSNAAKLFMEFLYSSDTAAEDIEEFGIPLRRDTVLPAGFKKLDELKTIRPTIAEIIKGIPELTEKWRDTFGV
- a CDS encoding glutathione S-transferase family protein — protein: MIVLHHGWRSSASRRVRLCLEEKGLAYEGHVVDMANMEHHSPEYLKINPLGVIPTMIHDGQPLHESGTICEYLDETYPDPPLRPDTPYQRAEMRNWIRHIDSLIGNLIIFNWRHHLQKTASQWTDAELAEKLKNIPSKERQEAWLRVARKPYTEEERDTARAKLVAQLLDKMEEALKPSGWMVGKNYSIADIAAVPFVKRLDEEIAPDEVEPKKHPRVNEWWTKIQARPAFARAKFDPFITTV
- a CDS encoding enoyl-CoA hydratase codes for the protein MLDVPKNNEKNNEKSYADGKILQSVTDGVGVITFNNPAKRNAMSLDMWEGLGSALIELRDNDDVRVVIMVGAGDKAFVSGADISQFEKVRHNAAASEEYSKKSEAQRALLANYPKPIIACIRGFCLGGGMQVAMAADIRIASDNSQFGIPAAKLGIAYGYDGLRHLVSLVGPSWARLIMYTGMKIDSAEALRIGLVDRVSPDAGLWDATMEIARTISGNAPLAIKAAKITIAQVMKDPDKRDMNAIKQVGTDCMDSADFREGRQAFMEKRKPKFTGR